TTGTGGCCACCACAGATTGCACCATTTAAATTTGGGTGCAGCTCCTAATGAGATAGATGATACTGCCATTAGGTTTCGGCTGTCTAaaaagactttttttttttttacaccACACACCCATATACACTCATATACACTACTACTATTATGAGTTCTATAGCCTCTTGAGCTTAGTGAAGGTTCGAACTTTTGTAAGTTCCTTGTGAGATAGCAAATTCTACCattaactccaataaaaaaccaaaattaggcttagaaaaaagaaaaaaaaagtccAACGAAAAGTGGGCCTTTAAAGCCCATACTTACAAAATGGACAATAAAAAACATTCAAAATGTTGCTAATAATcatctcttctctttttctttctttacgcAATTTTGTAAGAGTCTAAAAGATGGGTTCACCTCAGTCTTTATAGTATTCAATTCCAGCGACTCGAAACTCAATATTCGACCGATTGTTTAGATTAAATCTTAAAGGAGATTTCCGAAAAAGTAATCCAGAATTCTTTATAGAAGGAATCAAAGATGAATGGCTCTCTTCCGAGCAAACaggatacaaaaaaaaaaaaaagctgtCGGAATTAGTCACATGACTTTAGACGTCATGAAATCTGAAGTATAAAGCAATCCGAACCCGACTCTTCTGAATCATTATTTGACTATTCTGCAAAATAGAGGAAACGTGTCATACCTTTAGGTATGACAGCAAATTTCATCACatgtagaaaaaaaaaatcatcactGTAGCGTTGGCCCATCTATTTGGTTGAATCACAGTACTAGAACGGATGGGAATAGAATAGAAGATGAGCTGGCCTGTCTGGAAGATGCCTCTACTAACATTTGTAACTTTGAAATAATCTTGggttaatttagtaattaactTACCAATTTGTTTAACCAAATATcaagaatttaaattttgtgtatataataattaattagtctgcaataaatttttaaaataaattttaatctcGGGTGCATTCAATAGGAGACCACATGGTTTAACCAAACTTCCAAATGGATTACTTACGATACATGATATATGTAAGTAATcttagtaatttttattttaaaaaaagtacaAAAGGGGAATTACAACTATAAATGCCTAATTATTTCTAAGAGGGAAGTGTAAGTTCCAAATGCTGCAATTGCAACTCCTACTAACACTATGGAATAATTGACGACCATTTCACATCCCAATTTCCCATAAGTTCCAGAAATCTTCAAGTAGCAAACACATGGCACTAGGAATGAAGCAGAGACACTTAACAATGCACCAACAAGGGACATTAGGTACCCAAAAAATGGAACAGTGAGTGCAACAACAACAGTGGTGAAGAGCAATATGCTACTAATTAGTATATGTGTGAGCTTTGGCCTTTTGCTGTATTGATTTGGAAGCACGCTTTTTACGGCATCCACAATTGGCCTTAGCATGAGAGCATATTTGGTTATGGGGTTAACCAAAGTTGTGTATATTGCCACTTTTGAACTGATTTTTTCTTTTGGAAGGTTCAGAGTTATTTCTGATTCAACCTCTGATCCAAACATTAAGTATCCCAAAACTGCTGTTGCTGCATATACTAAAGTGCACAATGTGAAGCACACCAGCAACACCTGTAACAAATTAAAGTAAATGATACATGTAATAACATAGAGTTAGGTAGGTTTGGAATTTTAAAAAGTGCAAGATGGGCAGAGTACTAGGAAAATTTTGTCTCCTAGAATAAATGAATAAAGTTAGTTTCTACAAGTCTTCAAcgaaaaaatatatcaaaattgactcaatatcTTGACCAAATCGATTTTAATAACTATAATGTCAATTCACTTACATCCAGATATTCACTAACAGACAACAGTTAAGTAATGAACTATTAGTAAAAAACacccttttttttgttttatttttctggGTTAAATTattctgttaattttaataatttttttaatttgtcattaagtcattatattttaaaaatttttaattgggATCCTacatcaattttaaatttgtgattagatcttttttataataaacaTTACAAAAGTTTAAAAATGTTTTCATCCATTTCATATCCCTGACAATATGCCTTAACATATTCTATTAAGTTAAACGTTTTTAAAATGGTAAAAATGTGATTGCAAATTTAAAATGATGTAAAgactcaataaaaaaaataaaatataataatttaattacaaatttaataaaattataaaaactaatagaatagTTTAACCTTTctttaattagaaaaattagaattttcttttttctaaatTATATGCACTTACATTAGAGAACTGATGCTTGTTCTTCATGGAAGTGTAGAGACTTGGAAACACAGGATGAGAACTGTAGCAAAATGCATACAAGCTAACTGCAGCAGGAACTCCCTTCCAATTAAAGAGCACTCCTTTGCTATGAAGTTTTGTTCCATCAATTGTACCATTCCACAACAATGAACATAGAAATATAATTGATGCTAAGGCCCCAGTTGCTGACACATATGATAGAAGCTTGCTTAGATCTTCCAACCATACCGTTGGGAGAATAATCAGTGCTGAAAGTAGAACAAAACAATGTGTTCCAGTAATTCTCAATCCTCCAATATCCACATGAAAATGAGATATTAATTTGTTCAAGTTATCTCCTTCAAGAATCAAGTACCCTGTTATGACCAAATAAAGTTCACAATTCATTGCAATGTTTACAAGTAACCTTCCTTTGTCTCCAAATGCTCTTTGACCAATGTCAGGAAGAGATTCAATAGTGGAATCTTTGTCCATGCACCTTTTGATTAATAAGCCTGTGTAGCATGCTGCTATGGATATGATGAACAAAAATATTAAGCTTAACCAACCTCCTGAGGCTAATGCAAATGGTATAGACACTATACCAATTCCTGAAATCCAACAAGTATTAGTTAAAGAAAGTTGTTATATTGAAATTGTagaaatgaaaatattttattaaaaataaaaaaatattagagactattagaatttattatttttaaccatttaattagtcattaatatttaagagtatggaataaaatatattattaaattattaaactaaaagaattaaactaaaaaaattgagttgatgGTTAAGGAATAGTcataaacaataaattttttataatttcttaATATTTCTCTAAAAAGAATTATATATAGTAGTTGAACTTTGTATTGATGGTAATAGATTTacattgttttattttttggcCACCTTGTTGGATTCCTCaccaaattttataatttattgataagtatatgaattctttattttttatcaagCATTATTGAAGATAAAGGGCCTAAAAATTGatcattaaaaaagaaaattcaaatgCTTCTCTTTTCATATTTCTATTGACTAGCTTTTAACTTGAATAAGactcttctttatttttaaaataaaaaattaaaatagtttatATTATACAAAGTGTTAGGTAGCAAATACAAggatttttttaactaatacatttttttaatttaaaataattcaaTCCCTCCAACATTTTTTTTAGCTGCGTCCCTGTTCATATCTCGCTTTCATCTCCCATTTTTTtcggcttttttttttttctcttggaTATGGTGAGTTACAAAACACACTCAAAAGAGAGGTACATGCATCACGTCTGGATTATATTAGATCGATGTCACTCCaaagtatatatttttatatacatttatatttactaaaaataattatttaatatttggGCTTATTCCGTCACAGAAGCAAGAATATTGGTGTTTGTCATCAtgtaatagtatttttatattttataatgaaTTTTAACTATAAACTAATGGAAAATGACACGTGAagttttatgttatttttgaattagacaaaattatttcaaatatatatatttacaaatatataatagttgatttagtagttattttttaatgtacatataatattttttattaaagaaatgTCAGTTTTTATTACtcaaattataattttcttATCAGAAAAAATAAGCAATATTATTCTACTTCAGGTAAGAATCCATCATTagaattttgttattttaatttgttcatATATAGTGCAGGATGCAAGTATTTTCCAAACTTTAAGATTCCAACGGTATGTTCTCTTGAAAAATCAGTCAAAACATTTAACAACTCTTAACTATATAATTAAATTGAAACAACGTTTCTAACAACTTGCAAACAGAATCCTTGAGTGAGTGAGAATGTTCTTAAGTTCTATACCATTAATAACTAGATAGGTTGTTATGGATGAAAAGTCCTCAAATAATATAACATACTTATttcaaaactaaataaattgGAAAAGTGTTTTTGGAACATCTAAAATTCTGAATTATCATCCGTTGTTGTGTGAACATTCACTCACTCGTTCTGAATTTATTACCATCTAATAATGtactatatattaatataaGGAACAAAAAGAAAGTTGAAAAAACAAACCCGAAATTCCATTAACCCCGTGAAAACAGGTCTTGGCAAATGATGTGGTTcctccaccattattgttgctAGAAGGGGACGTTGTGGTTGAGAGACTCTCCATATTTTGGGGAAGTAGTGGCCAACAAGGTTCAAGCTAATAATGATAACACAAAAGGAGTGTGTCCTTAATATTTATAGACCTTAGCTTGCTACATAACCACTGAAGAAAAAAAGATATTGCCTTACtacatataataatatattgcCATGCATGctatatatattactattaaaatattaatataaaaaatattaaaactatcataattttttttttttgtcatcaTTTAACTAtcgatttaatttttttaatttaatttttaatttaataatatattttattttatatttttaaatattaataattaattaatagtcATAAATTAGGGGCGTGCATGGCCCGACCCGACCCGAAAATTCGACCCGGCTCTGAATACTTTAGGagctaat
The Arachis stenosperma cultivar V10309 chromosome 7, arast.V10309.gnm1.PFL2, whole genome shotgun sequence genome window above contains:
- the LOC130941811 gene encoding amino acid transporter AVT1I-like; this encodes MESLSTTTSPSSNNNGGGTTSFAKTCFHGVNGISGIGIVSIPFALASGGWLSLIFLFIISIAACYTGLLIKRCMDKDSTIESLPDIGQRAFGDKGRLLVNIAMNCELYLVITGYLILEGDNLNKLISHFHVDIGGLRITGTHCFVLLSALIILPTVWLEDLSKLLSYVSATGALASIIFLCSLLWNGTIDGTKLHSKGVLFNWKGVPAAVSLYAFCYSSHPVFPSLYTSMKNKHQFSNVLLVCFTLCTLVYAATAVLGYLMFGSEVESEITLNLPKEKISSKVAIYTTLVNPITKYALMLRPIVDAVKSVLPNQYSKRPKLTHILISSILLFTTVVVALTVPFFGYLMSLVGALLSVSASFLVPCVCYLKISGTYGKLGCEMVVNYSIVLVGVAIAAFGTYTSLLEIIRHL